From a region of the Toxotes jaculatrix isolate fToxJac2 chromosome 7, fToxJac2.pri, whole genome shotgun sequence genome:
- the bmp2k gene encoding BMP-2-inducible protein kinase isoform X2: MKKFSRMPKSESGGLGGASGSGSSSGVSSYFGKVFAVGRYQVTVEELIAEGGFSVVFLARTHSGIRCALKRMYVNNVPDLNVYKREITIMKELSGHKNIVGYLDSTITAVSDSVWEVLILMEYCKAGQVVRQMNQRLNVGFSEAEVLHIFCDTCEAVARLHQCKTPVIHRDLKVENILLNDQGNYVLCDFGSSTHKVLLPHKDGVTAVEDEIKKYTTLSYRAPEMINLYAGKAITTKADIWALGCLLYKLCFFALPFGESQVAICDGTFIVPDNSKFSFKLHCLIRYMLEPDQEKRPDIYQVSYFAFKLAGKDCPVPNLFNSPIPTSLPEPLTASEVAAKKSMTKARITDSVGPTETSIAPRQRPKAANSNVLPLANTVTPVKMTMPSAPVSNGQKAPTPGSGQPSMQPQPQPQPQPQPSSQQHRVLQQLQPGDLRLQQLQQQQAVQQQHANAQQLQYLQYQQAVQQSLQLQQQQALLQQQQQMMIQPMYQQQVAQAQAQAQYAAMLHQYQQAFVQQQQQQQQHHQHPQQHQQPQHHPAQQPLPYMSSPLEFQIPLSSYSATTPTAGAGTGQMGGLSPVDPSYTNPRNPLLASDGITPPSQSCNSTVSNPPDMSGWNPFGEDNFSKLTEEELIDREFDMLRANKPVERTASVETDRLQPAASTTKPLPPEDLFGSVPFVASAGTSVMKTEQTNEEVSVPAPVTAEDLQPPAAKEHKPSRKSNCRPGEESDSDFESDPPSPKSSEDEEPEEDEALNSEHGEDTEPENLGQRPLLMDSEEEGEEDDDKHSSDSDYDPSRVKSRSKKPPAGKAASAATRKSPRGDSAMTLITPPESPSGARAVPAVNTVDVFGAVPFLGGASPVGPSESTDIFAKAPFRQVSHEQQAADEFDVFTKAPFSRNLSKSSKSGSDVHMGQTPPISPEGIDVFGFSPFQPGPTAAPPITSRSADDIFRPSFEESASPQQQRLKQRSLQKLSSRQRKTKQEATAGGSNGKRHHGTPTGGRKTNKPTYRTPERVRRHKKVGRRDSQSSNEFLSTSDSKENISVDITMAEGKDKGASLPVDEALLDPFGAKPFHPQDGCRHSQYQGLGDGKSDMGTANGKSWTGPLHGALGESRIMDDFGAVPFTELVIHSGPQQQQQQAPSQLVDLDPFGAAPFPSKQ; this comes from the exons GAGGCTTCTCGGTGGTGTTTCTGGCCCGTACGCACAGCGGCATCCGCTGTGCTCTCAAAAGGATGTACGTCAACAACGTCCCGGACCTGAATGTCTACAAGAGAGAGATCACTATCATG AAGGAGCTGTCAGGCCATAAGAACATTGTCGGCTACCTGGACTCCACGATCACTGCTGTGTCAGACAGCGTCTGGGAAGTCCTGATCCTCATGGAGTACTGTAAAG CGGGTCAGGTGGTGAGGCAGATGAACCAGCGGCTGAATGTGGGCTTCAGTGAGGCCGAGGTCCTTCACATCTTCTGTGACACCTGTGAGGCCGTGGCCCGCCTGCACCAATGCAAGACGCCCGTCATCCACAGAGACCTAAAG GTTGAAAACATCCTTCTGAACGACCAGGGAAACTATGTGCTGTGTGACTTTGGAAGTTCCACTCACAAGGTTTTGCTGCCACATAAAGATGGAGTTACTGCTGTGGAGGATGAGATTAAGAA GTACACGACCCTGTCATATCGGGCGCCGGAGATGATTAACTTGTACGCAGGGAAAGCCATCACCACTAAAGCTGATATATGG GCACTTGGATGCTTGTTGTACAAGCTGTGTTTCTTCGCACTTCCATTTGGGGAGAGTCAAGTTGCCATATGTGACGGAACCTTTATCGTTCCAGATAACTCCAAATTCTCCTTCAAGTTGCACTGCTTAATTA GATATATGCTCGAACCAGACCAGGAGAAAAGACCAGACATTTACCAAGTGTCCTACTTTGCCTTCAAGTTAGCTGGAAAAGACTGCCCAGTGCCAAATCTCTTT AACTCTCCCATCCCTACGTCGCTCCCAGAACCTCTAACGGCCAGTGAGGTTGCTGCTAAGAAAAGTATGACAAAGGCCAG GATAACAGACTCTGTCGGCCCTACAGAAACATCAATAGCTCCCAGACAGAGGCCGAAGGCAGCAAACAGTAATGTCCTGCCCCTCGCCAACACCGTCACCCCTGTCAAGATGACCATGCCGTCTGCACCCGTCAGCAACGGCCAGAAAG CTCCCACCCCTGGCTCCGGACAGCCGTCCATGCAGCCCCAGCCgcagccccagccccagccccagcccagCAGTCAGCAGCACCGGGTCCTGCAGCAGCTACAGCCTGGCGACCTGCgtctacagcagctacagcaacaacaagcaGTGCAGCAACAACATGCAAATGCACAGCAACTACAATACCTCCAG TACCAACAGGCCGTGCAGCAGTCCctccagcttcagcagcagcaggctctgctccagcagcaacagcagatgATGATACAGCCCATGTACCAGCAGCAGGTTGCtcaggcccaggcccaggctCAGTACGCAGCCATG CTGCACCAGTACCAACAGGCTTttgtccagcagcagcaacaacagcagcagcatcaccaaCATCCTCAACAACATCAGCAGCCGCAGCATCATCCCGCTCAGCAGCCTCTCCCCTATATGTCCTCCCCTCTTGAGTTCCAGATCCCCCTGAGTTCCTATAGCGCAACCACACCCACAGCTGGAGCTGGAACTGGCCAGATGGGGGGGCTATCACCTGTGGATCCCTCGTACACTAACCCCAG AAACCCTCTCCTTGCCTCAGATGGGATCACCCCTCCCTCTCAGAGCTGCAACAGTACAGTCAGTAACCCCCCCGACATGTCGGGCTGGAACCCTTTCGGAGAGGACAACTTCTCCAAGCTGACCGAGGAGGAGCTGATCGACCGGGAGTTTGACATGCTCAGAGCAA ACAAGCCAGTGGAGAGAACGGCCAGCGTGGAAACGGACCGACTGCAGCCAGCTGCCTCCACCACCAAGCCTCTCCCACCAGAGGACCTGTTCGGCTCAGTCCCGTTTGTGGCCAGCGCAG GTACCAGTGTGATGAAGACTGAGCAGACCAATGAGGAAGTCAGTGTCCCTGCCCCCGTCACTGCAGAGGATCTGCAGCCTCCAGCGGCCAAGGAACACAAGCCAAGCAGAAAGAGTAACTGTAGACCAGGTGAAGAGTCCGACAGCGACTTTGAGTCTGACCCTCCTTCACCAAAAagcagtgaggatgaagagccAGAGGAGGATGAGGCACTGAACAGTGAGCACGGAGAAGACACAGAGCCAGAGAACTTAGGACAGAGGCCTCTGCTTATGGACTCTGAGGAGGAGGGCGAAGAGGATGATGACAAGCACAGCTCTGACTCGGACTATGACCCCAGCAGGGTCAAGAGTCGCTCAAAGAAACCTCCAGCTGGTAAAGCAGCTTCCGCCGCTACCAGGAAAAGTCCTCGAGGAGATTCTGCCATGACTCTAATCACCCCTCCCGAGTCGCCCAGTGGAGCAAGAGCTGTTCCAGCTGTAAACACTGTGGATGTTTTTGGTGCTGTTCCCTTCCTTGGAGGAGCCTCACCTGTTGGGCCTTCAGAGAGCACGGACATCTTTGCCAAAGCACCTTTCAGGCAAGTCAGCCACGAGCAGCAAGCTGCGGATGAGTTCGATGTTTTTACCAAAGCGCCATTCAGCCGGAACCTCTCCAAATCTAGCAAGAGTGGCAGTGATGTTCACATGGGCCAGACGCCGCCCATTTCCCCAGAGGGCATTGATGTTTTTGGCTTCTCTCCCTTCCAGCCAGGCCCCACCGCGGCGCCTCCCATCACTTCTAGGAGCGCAGATGATATTTTTCGGCCGTCTTTTGAGGAGTCGGCGAGTCCTCAGCAACAGAGGCTGAAGCAGCGTAGCCTCCAGAAGTTGTCATCACGCCAGAGGAAAACCAAGCAAGAGGCtacagcaggtggcagcaacGGCAAACGGCACCACGGTACGCCTACTGGGGGGCGCAAGACCAACAAGCCAACTTACCGCACACCTGAGCGAGTCCGCAGACACAAGAAGGTCGGCCGGAGAGACTCACAGAGCAGCAACGAGTTCCTCAGCACCTCTGACTCTAAAGAGAACATCAGTGTTGACATCACCATGGCTGAAGGTAAGGACAAAGGAGCTTCTCTGCCGGTAGACGAGGCCCTTTTAGACCCGTTTGGGGCCAAACCTTTCCATCCTCAGGACGGGTGCCGGCACAGCCAGTATCAAGGCCTGGGCGACGGTAAAAGTGACATGGGCACAGCCAATGGCAAGTCCTGGACTGGTCCTCTTCATGGCGCTCTTGGAGAAAGCAGAATCATGGATGACTTTGGGGCGGTGCCCTTCACGGAACTGGTCATCCACAGTggacctcagcagcagcagcagcaggcgcCTTCGCAGCTGGTGGATCTCGACCCGTTCGGAGCTGCACCTTTTCCCTCTAAACAGTGA
- the bmp2k gene encoding BMP-2-inducible protein kinase isoform X1, which produces MKKFSRMPKSESGGLGGASGSGSSSGVSSYFGKVFAVGRYQVTVEELIAEGGFSVVFLARTHSGIRCALKRMYVNNVPDLNVYKREITIMKELSGHKNIVGYLDSTITAVSDSVWEVLILMEYCKAGQVVRQMNQRLNVGFSEAEVLHIFCDTCEAVARLHQCKTPVIHRDLKVENILLNDQGNYVLCDFGSSTHKVLLPHKDGVTAVEDEIKKYTTLSYRAPEMINLYAGKAITTKADIWALGCLLYKLCFFALPFGESQVAICDGTFIVPDNSKFSFKLHCLIRYMLEPDQEKRPDIYQVSYFAFKLAGKDCPVPNLFNSPIPTSLPEPLTASEVAAKKSMTKARITDSVGPTETSIAPRQRPKAANSNVLPLANTVTPVKMTMPSAPVSNGQKAPTPGSGQPSMQPQPQPQPQPQPSSQQHRVLQQLQPGDLRLQQLQQQQAVQQQHANAQQLQYLQYQQAVQQSLQLQQQQALLQQQQQMMIQPMYQQQVAQAQAQAQYAAMLHQYQQAFVQQQQQQQQHHQHPQQHQQPQHHPAQQPLPYMSSPLEFQIPLSSYSATTPTAGAGTGQMGGLSPVDPSYTNPSRNPLLASDGITPPSQSCNSTVSNPPDMSGWNPFGEDNFSKLTEEELIDREFDMLRANKPVERTASVETDRLQPAASTTKPLPPEDLFGSVPFVASAGTSVMKTEQTNEEVSVPAPVTAEDLQPPAAKEHKPSRKSNCRPGEESDSDFESDPPSPKSSEDEEPEEDEALNSEHGEDTEPENLGQRPLLMDSEEEGEEDDDKHSSDSDYDPSRVKSRSKKPPAGKAASAATRKSPRGDSAMTLITPPESPSGARAVPAVNTVDVFGAVPFLGGASPVGPSESTDIFAKAPFRQVSHEQQAADEFDVFTKAPFSRNLSKSSKSGSDVHMGQTPPISPEGIDVFGFSPFQPGPTAAPPITSRSADDIFRPSFEESASPQQQRLKQRSLQKLSSRQRKTKQEATAGGSNGKRHHGTPTGGRKTNKPTYRTPERVRRHKKVGRRDSQSSNEFLSTSDSKENISVDITMAEGKDKGASLPVDEALLDPFGAKPFHPQDGCRHSQYQGLGDGKSDMGTANGKSWTGPLHGALGESRIMDDFGAVPFTELVIHSGPQQQQQQAPSQLVDLDPFGAAPFPSKQ; this is translated from the exons GAGGCTTCTCGGTGGTGTTTCTGGCCCGTACGCACAGCGGCATCCGCTGTGCTCTCAAAAGGATGTACGTCAACAACGTCCCGGACCTGAATGTCTACAAGAGAGAGATCACTATCATG AAGGAGCTGTCAGGCCATAAGAACATTGTCGGCTACCTGGACTCCACGATCACTGCTGTGTCAGACAGCGTCTGGGAAGTCCTGATCCTCATGGAGTACTGTAAAG CGGGTCAGGTGGTGAGGCAGATGAACCAGCGGCTGAATGTGGGCTTCAGTGAGGCCGAGGTCCTTCACATCTTCTGTGACACCTGTGAGGCCGTGGCCCGCCTGCACCAATGCAAGACGCCCGTCATCCACAGAGACCTAAAG GTTGAAAACATCCTTCTGAACGACCAGGGAAACTATGTGCTGTGTGACTTTGGAAGTTCCACTCACAAGGTTTTGCTGCCACATAAAGATGGAGTTACTGCTGTGGAGGATGAGATTAAGAA GTACACGACCCTGTCATATCGGGCGCCGGAGATGATTAACTTGTACGCAGGGAAAGCCATCACCACTAAAGCTGATATATGG GCACTTGGATGCTTGTTGTACAAGCTGTGTTTCTTCGCACTTCCATTTGGGGAGAGTCAAGTTGCCATATGTGACGGAACCTTTATCGTTCCAGATAACTCCAAATTCTCCTTCAAGTTGCACTGCTTAATTA GATATATGCTCGAACCAGACCAGGAGAAAAGACCAGACATTTACCAAGTGTCCTACTTTGCCTTCAAGTTAGCTGGAAAAGACTGCCCAGTGCCAAATCTCTTT AACTCTCCCATCCCTACGTCGCTCCCAGAACCTCTAACGGCCAGTGAGGTTGCTGCTAAGAAAAGTATGACAAAGGCCAG GATAACAGACTCTGTCGGCCCTACAGAAACATCAATAGCTCCCAGACAGAGGCCGAAGGCAGCAAACAGTAATGTCCTGCCCCTCGCCAACACCGTCACCCCTGTCAAGATGACCATGCCGTCTGCACCCGTCAGCAACGGCCAGAAAG CTCCCACCCCTGGCTCCGGACAGCCGTCCATGCAGCCCCAGCCgcagccccagccccagccccagcccagCAGTCAGCAGCACCGGGTCCTGCAGCAGCTACAGCCTGGCGACCTGCgtctacagcagctacagcaacaacaagcaGTGCAGCAACAACATGCAAATGCACAGCAACTACAATACCTCCAG TACCAACAGGCCGTGCAGCAGTCCctccagcttcagcagcagcaggctctgctccagcagcaacagcagatgATGATACAGCCCATGTACCAGCAGCAGGTTGCtcaggcccaggcccaggctCAGTACGCAGCCATG CTGCACCAGTACCAACAGGCTTttgtccagcagcagcaacaacagcagcagcatcaccaaCATCCTCAACAACATCAGCAGCCGCAGCATCATCCCGCTCAGCAGCCTCTCCCCTATATGTCCTCCCCTCTTGAGTTCCAGATCCCCCTGAGTTCCTATAGCGCAACCACACCCACAGCTGGAGCTGGAACTGGCCAGATGGGGGGGCTATCACCTGTGGATCCCTCGTACACTAACCCCAG TAGAAACCCTCTCCTTGCCTCAGATGGGATCACCCCTCCCTCTCAGAGCTGCAACAGTACAGTCAGTAACCCCCCCGACATGTCGGGCTGGAACCCTTTCGGAGAGGACAACTTCTCCAAGCTGACCGAGGAGGAGCTGATCGACCGGGAGTTTGACATGCTCAGAGCAA ACAAGCCAGTGGAGAGAACGGCCAGCGTGGAAACGGACCGACTGCAGCCAGCTGCCTCCACCACCAAGCCTCTCCCACCAGAGGACCTGTTCGGCTCAGTCCCGTTTGTGGCCAGCGCAG GTACCAGTGTGATGAAGACTGAGCAGACCAATGAGGAAGTCAGTGTCCCTGCCCCCGTCACTGCAGAGGATCTGCAGCCTCCAGCGGCCAAGGAACACAAGCCAAGCAGAAAGAGTAACTGTAGACCAGGTGAAGAGTCCGACAGCGACTTTGAGTCTGACCCTCCTTCACCAAAAagcagtgaggatgaagagccAGAGGAGGATGAGGCACTGAACAGTGAGCACGGAGAAGACACAGAGCCAGAGAACTTAGGACAGAGGCCTCTGCTTATGGACTCTGAGGAGGAGGGCGAAGAGGATGATGACAAGCACAGCTCTGACTCGGACTATGACCCCAGCAGGGTCAAGAGTCGCTCAAAGAAACCTCCAGCTGGTAAAGCAGCTTCCGCCGCTACCAGGAAAAGTCCTCGAGGAGATTCTGCCATGACTCTAATCACCCCTCCCGAGTCGCCCAGTGGAGCAAGAGCTGTTCCAGCTGTAAACACTGTGGATGTTTTTGGTGCTGTTCCCTTCCTTGGAGGAGCCTCACCTGTTGGGCCTTCAGAGAGCACGGACATCTTTGCCAAAGCACCTTTCAGGCAAGTCAGCCACGAGCAGCAAGCTGCGGATGAGTTCGATGTTTTTACCAAAGCGCCATTCAGCCGGAACCTCTCCAAATCTAGCAAGAGTGGCAGTGATGTTCACATGGGCCAGACGCCGCCCATTTCCCCAGAGGGCATTGATGTTTTTGGCTTCTCTCCCTTCCAGCCAGGCCCCACCGCGGCGCCTCCCATCACTTCTAGGAGCGCAGATGATATTTTTCGGCCGTCTTTTGAGGAGTCGGCGAGTCCTCAGCAACAGAGGCTGAAGCAGCGTAGCCTCCAGAAGTTGTCATCACGCCAGAGGAAAACCAAGCAAGAGGCtacagcaggtggcagcaacGGCAAACGGCACCACGGTACGCCTACTGGGGGGCGCAAGACCAACAAGCCAACTTACCGCACACCTGAGCGAGTCCGCAGACACAAGAAGGTCGGCCGGAGAGACTCACAGAGCAGCAACGAGTTCCTCAGCACCTCTGACTCTAAAGAGAACATCAGTGTTGACATCACCATGGCTGAAGGTAAGGACAAAGGAGCTTCTCTGCCGGTAGACGAGGCCCTTTTAGACCCGTTTGGGGCCAAACCTTTCCATCCTCAGGACGGGTGCCGGCACAGCCAGTATCAAGGCCTGGGCGACGGTAAAAGTGACATGGGCACAGCCAATGGCAAGTCCTGGACTGGTCCTCTTCATGGCGCTCTTGGAGAAAGCAGAATCATGGATGACTTTGGGGCGGTGCCCTTCACGGAACTGGTCATCCACAGTggacctcagcagcagcagcagcaggcgcCTTCGCAGCTGGTGGATCTCGACCCGTTCGGAGCTGCACCTTTTCCCTCTAAACAGTGA